From the Lathyrus oleraceus cultivar Zhongwan6 chromosome 4, CAAS_Psat_ZW6_1.0, whole genome shotgun sequence genome, one window contains:
- the LOC127135983 gene encoding uncharacterized protein LOC127135983, whose translation MPTYAKFMKDIFTKKMRYTDQETINLDVICSSIVQRTIPHKEIEPMRVTLPVTIGNVNIGKTLVDLDKSITRPSGIAEDALVKMDKFLFPIDFFMMDIEEDDDALLILDPETPLEAFILKEEMEINTFSKKIKGIERIYEKAKTFKKAIHDVVKRARPIKRNDKTKTHDGDVDDWIISQRPP comes from the exons ATGCCAACTTATGCTAAATTCATGAAGGATATTTTCACGAAGAAAATGAGGTATACGGATCAAGAGACTATAAACCTAGATGTTATTTGTAGTTCCATCGTTCAAAGAACTATCCCACATAAAGAAATAGAGCCTATGAGAGTTACATTGCCTGTCACTATAGGGAATGTAAACATTGGCAAAACATTAGTAGATTTGG ATAAATCCATCACTCGTCCATCAGGAATAGCTGAAGATGCTTTGGTTAAGATGGACAAATTCTTATTTCCAATTGATTTTTTTATGATGGAtattgaagaagatgatgatgcaCTTTTGATTTTAG ATCCCGAAACACCATTAGAAGCTTTCATACTAAAAGAGGAAATGGAGATAAACACATTCtcaaagaaaataaaaggaattgAAAGAATTTATGAGAAAGCCAAAACTTTCAAGAAAGCCATTCATGATGTTGTTAAGAGGGCTAGACCAATAAAGAGAAATGACAAGACAAAGACACATGATGGTGATGTAGATGACTGGATCATATCACAAAGACCACCTTGA
- the LOC127073255 gene encoding probable polygalacturonase gives MLVALLLLVLALSNEVRVNGERGGRQCGANPSLKPRPHSVSILEFGAVGDGKTLNTLAFQNAIFYLKSFADKGGAQLYVPPGTWLTQSFNLTSHLTLFLEKGAVIIGSQDSHHWDVVDPLPSYGRGLEVPGGRYQSLINGYKLQDVVITGNNGTIDGMGLTWWESFRSHSLNYSRPHLVEFVASNDVVVSNLTFLNAPAYNIHPVYCSNVHIHNISIFAPPESPYTVGIVPDSSDNVCIEDCTIATGYDAIALKSGWDEYGIAYGRPTENVHIRRVHLQASYGSTLAFGSDMSGGISNVVVEDAHLYNSKGGIEFRTTRGRGGYMKEIIISDVEMKNIDTAISATGYCGSHPDDKFDPNALPLLDHFILQDMIGTNITIAGSFAGLQESPFTNICLSNITLSVNYASSTTWNCSNVFGFSDSVFPKPCSDLDNPSNYSSSYLSMLSMKGKTMVSGSVSMKK, from the exons ATGCTA GTAGCATTGCTGTTGCTGGTGCTGGCATTGAGCAATGAAGTGAGAGTGAATGGTGAAAGGGGTGGTAGGCAATGTGGGGCGAATCCGTCGCTAAAGCCCAGGCCACACAGTGTCTCCATTTTGGAGTTTGGTGCAGTGGGAGATGGTAAAACATTGAACACTCTTGCATTTCAGAATGCCATATTCTATCTCAAGTCATTTGCTGACAAAGGTGGTGCTCAACTATATGTACCACCTGGAACATGGCTTACTCAAAGTTTCAATCTCACTAGCCATCTTACACTCTTTTTGGAAAAAGGTGCTGTCATTATTGGATCTCAG GATTCCCATCACTGGGATGTTGTTGATCCTTTGCCGTCTTATGGTCGAGGACTTGAAGTTCCTGGAGGAAGATATCAGAGCTTGATAAATGGATATAAATTACAAGATGTGGTCATAACAG GTAATAATGGAACCATTGATGGCATGGGATTGACTTGGTGGGAATCATTTAGATCTCATTCCTTGAACTATAGCCGTCCTCATCTGGTTGAATTTGTGGCATCTAATGATGTGGTAGTTTCAAATCTTACATTCTTGAATGCCCCTGCATATAACATTCACCCGGTTTATTGCAG CAATGTACATATTCATAATATCTCAATCTTTGCTCCTCCAGAATCCCCTTATACTGTTGGCATAGTACCAG ATTCTTCTGATAATGTTTGCATAGAGGATTGTACCATTGCCACCGGTTATGATGCAATTGCCCTGAAAAGCGGCTGGGATGAGTACGGAATTGCCTACGGTAGGCCTACCGAGAATGTCCACATCAGAAGGGTACATCTACAAGCATCTTACGGCTCTACTCTTGCATTTGGTAGTGACATGTCTGGTGGCATTTCAAATGTTGTTGTAGAGGATGCTCATCTCTACAACTCAAAAGGTGGCATTGAATTCAgaactacgagaggaagaggtGGTTATATGAAGGAAATTATTATATCAGACGTAGAAATGAAGAATATCGACACAGCAATATCTGCCACAGGTTATTGTGGTTCTCATCCTGATGACAAATTTGATCCTAATGCTTTACCACTTTTGGATCACTTTATTTTGCAAGATATGATTGGAACAAACATCACTATTGCTGGAAGCTTTGCTGGACTACAAGAATCTCCATTCACTAATATATGCTTATCCAATATAACCTTGTCTGTAAATTATGCTTCCTCCACTACATGGAATTGCTcaaatgtttttggattttcaGATTCTGTTTTCCCTAAACCTTGTTCTGATCTTGACAACCCTTCAAATTATTCCTCATCTTATCTCTCCATGTTGAGTATGAAAGGGAAAACGATGGTGTCCGGCTCGGTGTCGATGAAAAAGTGA